From a single Kitasatospora azatica KCTC 9699 genomic region:
- a CDS encoding FAD-binding dehydrogenase produces the protein MALDADVIVIGAGLAGLVATAELADAGRRVIVLDQEPAASLGGQAHWSFGGLFLVDSPEQRRLRIHDSCELAWQDWLGTAGFDRPEDRWPRAWARAYVDFAAGEKRAWLHAQGVRFFPVVGWAERGGLLASGPGNSVPRFHITWGTGPGLVEPFVRRVRAAIAKGLVELRFRHRVTELAATAGVTDTVRGELLVPSTVQRGEASSRMVEGAFELRAQAVIVASGGIGGNHELVRKAWPARLGTPPARLLSGVPAHVDGLMQQAAGAAGGHLINGDRMWHYTEGIENWNPIWAKHGIRILPGPSSLWLDARGNRLPVPLFPGFDTLGTLEHIMRTGYEHTWFVLTQKIIEKEFALSGSEQNPDLTGRSIRQVLSRALPGAPGPVEAFKRYGKDFVVAERLADLVAGMNALVDREGAEEPLIDEAALRREIEARDREVANPFSKDLQLTAIRGARRYLGDKLIRTAAPHRLLDPKAGPLIAVRLNILTRKSLGGLETDLSSRVLRADGSVLDGVYAAGEAAGFGGGGVHGYRSLEGTFLGGCLFSGRTAGRAAAVATA, from the coding sequence ATGGCACTGGACGCCGATGTGATCGTGATCGGAGCCGGCCTGGCCGGACTGGTCGCCACGGCCGAACTGGCCGACGCCGGACGCCGGGTGATCGTGCTGGACCAGGAGCCCGCGGCCTCGCTCGGCGGCCAGGCGCACTGGTCCTTCGGCGGCCTCTTCCTGGTCGACTCGCCCGAGCAGCGCCGGCTGCGGATCCACGACTCCTGCGAACTCGCCTGGCAGGACTGGCTCGGCACGGCCGGCTTCGACCGCCCCGAGGACCGCTGGCCACGGGCCTGGGCCCGGGCCTACGTCGACTTCGCCGCCGGCGAGAAGCGGGCCTGGCTGCACGCCCAGGGCGTGCGGTTCTTCCCGGTGGTCGGCTGGGCCGAGCGCGGCGGGCTGCTGGCCAGCGGTCCCGGCAACTCGGTGCCGCGCTTCCACATCACCTGGGGCACCGGGCCCGGACTGGTCGAGCCCTTCGTTCGGCGGGTCCGCGCGGCCATCGCCAAGGGACTGGTGGAGCTGCGCTTCCGGCACCGGGTGACCGAACTGGCCGCCACCGCCGGAGTCACCGACACCGTGCGCGGCGAACTCCTGGTGCCCAGCACGGTGCAGCGCGGCGAGGCCAGCTCACGCATGGTCGAGGGCGCCTTCGAACTGCGGGCCCAGGCCGTGATCGTGGCCTCCGGCGGCATCGGCGGCAACCACGAACTGGTCCGCAAGGCCTGGCCGGCCCGGCTCGGCACCCCGCCCGCCCGGCTGCTCAGCGGCGTCCCGGCCCATGTCGACGGACTGATGCAGCAGGCGGCCGGCGCGGCGGGCGGCCACCTGATCAACGGCGACCGGATGTGGCACTACACCGAGGGCATCGAGAACTGGAACCCGATCTGGGCCAAGCACGGCATCCGGATCCTGCCCGGCCCCTCCTCGCTCTGGCTGGACGCCCGCGGCAACCGGCTGCCGGTACCGCTCTTCCCCGGTTTCGACACCCTGGGCACCCTCGAGCACATCATGCGGACCGGGTACGAACACACCTGGTTCGTGCTCACCCAGAAGATCATCGAGAAGGAGTTCGCGCTTTCCGGCTCCGAGCAGAACCCGGACCTGACGGGCCGCAGCATCCGCCAGGTGCTCAGCCGCGCCCTGCCCGGCGCGCCCGGACCGGTGGAGGCCTTCAAGCGGTACGGAAAGGACTTCGTGGTCGCCGAGCGGCTGGCCGACCTGGTGGCGGGGATGAACGCGCTGGTCGATCGTGAGGGGGCCGAGGAACCCCTGATCGACGAGGCCGCGCTGCGCCGCGAGATCGAGGCCCGCGACCGCGAGGTGGCCAACCCGTTCAGCAAGGACCTGCAGCTGACCGCCATCCGCGGCGCCCGGCGCTACCTGGGCGACAAGCTGATCCGCACCGCCGCCCCGCACCGGCTGCTCGACCCCAAGGCCGGCCCGCTGATCGCGGTGCGCCTCAACATCCTCACCCGCAAGTCGCTCGGCGGCCTGGAGACCGACCTGTCCTCCCGGGTGCTGCGGGCCGACGGCTCGGTGCTGGACGGCGTCTACGCGGCCGGCGAGGCGGCCGGCTTCGGCGGCGGCGGGGTGCACGGCTACCGCTCGCTGGAGGGCACCTTCCTCGGCGGCTGCCTCTTCTCCGGCCGTACGGCGGGCCGGGCGGCGGCCGTCGCCACCGCCTGA
- a CDS encoding multicopper oxidase domain-containing protein, with protein sequence MPSDPTAGGPTDATPGSTAATLGAPTASTPTPGRRGAIRTLLAGSAVAAIAGSAALGVSASAQAEDPSATTLDPFALEQAPTGRIREYWIQADSFEHNAVPNGYDGMMGTHYTPEQTTFWAIGFRAYTPNWGTPLPADTSPQGIGTNSGIPGPVLRAEVGDTLVVHFRNNDAHYQWPHSMHPHGVRYDRDNDGGWLAVEPDRPGTAVPYGGSYTYTWTALPSSVGTWPYHDHSVPQTIPAPTTTAGSAAPKHPAMDMGGGGVMEIGAELGLLGIIAITDRHTPVVDKEFILFFHDAYAADIPSLAQDTDMFNGGAFLDNTPTFTAKRGDRVRWRIAALGKEFHVFHLHGHRWRRGSQWVDSELLGPSTTLTVEYTEDNPGDWIYHCHVTDHMMGGMVGRYRALP encoded by the coding sequence ATGCCCAGCGACCCCACGGCCGGCGGTCCCACCGACGCCACCCCGGGCTCAACCGCCGCGACCTTAGGCGCACCGACCGCGAGCACTCCGACCCCCGGACGCCGAGGTGCCATCCGCACCCTGCTGGCCGGCAGCGCCGTCGCCGCGATAGCCGGCTCGGCCGCGCTCGGCGTCTCGGCCAGCGCCCAGGCCGAGGACCCGTCGGCCACCACGCTCGACCCGTTCGCCCTGGAGCAGGCGCCCACCGGCCGGATCCGCGAGTACTGGATCCAGGCCGACTCCTTCGAGCACAACGCCGTCCCCAACGGGTACGACGGCATGATGGGTACGCACTACACGCCGGAGCAGACCACCTTCTGGGCGATCGGCTTCCGCGCCTACACCCCGAACTGGGGCACGCCGCTGCCCGCCGACACCAGCCCGCAGGGCATCGGCACCAACAGCGGGATCCCCGGCCCGGTGCTGCGCGCCGAGGTCGGCGACACCCTGGTGGTGCACTTCCGCAACAACGACGCGCACTACCAGTGGCCGCACAGCATGCACCCGCACGGCGTGCGCTACGACCGCGACAACGACGGCGGCTGGCTGGCCGTCGAGCCCGACCGGCCCGGCACCGCGGTCCCGTACGGCGGCAGCTACACCTACACCTGGACGGCGCTGCCCAGTTCGGTCGGCACCTGGCCCTACCACGACCACTCGGTGCCGCAGACCATCCCGGCCCCGACCACCACGGCCGGCAGCGCCGCCCCGAAGCACCCGGCGATGGACATGGGCGGCGGCGGGGTGATGGAGATCGGCGCCGAGCTCGGGCTGCTCGGCATCATCGCGATCACCGACCGGCACACCCCGGTGGTGGACAAGGAGTTCATCCTCTTCTTCCACGACGCGTACGCGGCCGACATCCCCTCGCTGGCCCAGGACACCGACATGTTCAACGGCGGCGCCTTCCTGGACAACACGCCGACCTTCACCGCCAAGCGCGGCGACCGGGTGCGCTGGCGGATCGCGGCGCTCGGCAAGGAGTTCCACGTCTTCCACCTGCACGGCCACCGCTGGCGGCGCGGCAGCCAGTGGGTGGACTCCGAACTGCTCGGCCCGTCCACCACCTTGACGGTGGAGTACACCGAGGACAACCCGGGTGACTGGATCTACCACTGCCACGTCACCGACCACATGATGGGCGGCATGGTCGGCCGCTACCGGGCGCTGCCGTAG
- a CDS encoding purple acid phosphatase family protein, with amino-acid sequence MDIPNMGVPEKLAARMSMAEQHEYLRSRYSRRKVLRSGAITVGALAVGGVLGTGNAYAAPASGSTVLGDAASAVDGSKVIPVGRHLQFGAEPDTQFRISWQVPVPVKKPFLRYGKTPWELSHKVEAEVRALHTPALVPGQTPVDQYYLHVALEDLHPDTTYYYGVGHEGFDPAKQQQISTLGTFRTAASRDHRWGKVYEPFTFTAFGDQGVSAHAAANDNVILAQNPKFHLHAGDICYADPKGQGLDSDKDAFNATTWDSFLVQTEAVAAKIPWMVSYGNHDMEAWYSHNGYGGEDARWFLPDNGPDPRVAPGVYSFRYSNVGVISLDANDVSYEIPVNLGITAGRQTKWLERTLKDFRNDETIDFVVVFFHHCAFSTTTAHASEGGVREAWVPLFEKYRVDLVINGHNHVYERTDAILGNKVSKAIPSGATLEPEKDGVVYVTAGAAGRSLYSFGAPQTYEGHENRVDEVQSFHFEKGQVKVPETVEWSRVRYLGYSFIKVDVTPAHLGQKSSMKVTALTETGQQIDHYTILRKVGEGWDSNSDDDGQGGGWGW; translated from the coding sequence ATGGATATCCCGAACATGGGTGTGCCCGAGAAGCTCGCCGCCCGCATGAGCATGGCCGAGCAGCACGAGTACCTGCGCAGCCGCTACTCGCGGCGCAAGGTCCTGCGCTCCGGCGCGATCACGGTCGGTGCGCTGGCCGTGGGCGGCGTGCTGGGCACCGGCAACGCCTATGCCGCGCCGGCCTCCGGGTCGACCGTGCTCGGTGACGCCGCGTCCGCCGTTGACGGGTCCAAGGTGATCCCGGTCGGCCGCCACCTGCAGTTCGGCGCCGAGCCGGACACCCAGTTCCGGATCTCCTGGCAGGTCCCGGTCCCGGTCAAGAAGCCGTTCCTGCGCTACGGCAAGACCCCGTGGGAGCTGAGCCACAAGGTCGAGGCCGAGGTGCGCGCGCTGCACACCCCGGCGCTGGTCCCCGGCCAGACCCCGGTGGACCAGTACTACCTGCACGTGGCGCTGGAGGACCTGCACCCCGACACCACGTACTACTACGGCGTCGGCCACGAGGGCTTCGACCCGGCCAAGCAGCAGCAGATCTCGACGCTGGGCACCTTCCGCACCGCCGCCTCGCGCGACCACCGCTGGGGCAAGGTCTACGAGCCGTTCACCTTCACCGCCTTCGGCGACCAGGGCGTCAGCGCCCACGCCGCGGCCAACGACAACGTGATCCTGGCCCAGAACCCCAAGTTCCACCTGCACGCCGGCGACATCTGCTACGCCGACCCCAAGGGCCAGGGCCTGGACTCGGACAAGGACGCGTTCAACGCGACCACCTGGGACTCCTTCCTGGTGCAGACCGAGGCGGTCGCGGCGAAGATCCCGTGGATGGTCTCCTACGGCAACCACGACATGGAGGCCTGGTACTCGCACAACGGCTACGGCGGCGAGGACGCCCGCTGGTTCCTGCCGGACAACGGCCCGGACCCGCGCGTCGCCCCCGGCGTGTACTCGTTCCGGTACAGCAACGTCGGTGTCATCTCGCTGGACGCCAACGACGTCTCGTACGAGATCCCGGTCAACCTCGGCATCACCGCCGGTCGTCAGACCAAGTGGCTGGAGCGGACCCTCAAGGACTTCCGCAACGACGAGACGATCGACTTCGTCGTGGTCTTCTTCCACCACTGCGCCTTCTCCACCACCACCGCGCACGCCTCCGAGGGCGGTGTCCGCGAGGCCTGGGTGCCGCTGTTCGAGAAGTACCGCGTGGACCTGGTGATCAACGGTCACAACCACGTCTACGAGCGCACCGACGCGATCCTCGGCAACAAGGTCTCCAAGGCGATCCCGAGCGGCGCCACCCTGGAGCCCGAGAAGGACGGCGTGGTCTACGTCACCGCGGGTGCGGCCGGCCGCAGCCTGTACTCCTTCGGCGCCCCGCAGACCTACGAGGGCCACGAGAACCGGGTCGACGAGGTGCAGTCCTTCCACTTCGAGAAGGGCCAGGTCAAGGTGCCCGAGACGGTCGAGTGGTCGCGCGTGCGCTACCTCGGCTACTCCTTCATCAAGGTCGACGTCACCCCGGCCCACCTGGGCCAGAAGTCCTCGATGAAGGTCACCGCGCTGACCGAGACCGGCCAGCAGATCGACCACTACACCATCCTGCGCAAGGTCGGCGAGGGCTGGGACAGCAACTCGGACGACGACGGCCAGGGCGGCGGCTGGGGCTGGTAG
- a CDS encoding S-(hydroxymethyl)mycothiol dehydrogenase, producing MSQQVRGVIARGKGEPVQVETIVVPDPGPGEAVVRVQACGVCHTDLHYREGGINDEFPFLLGHEAAGLVESVGEGVTEVAPGDFVILNWRAVCGQCRSCRRGRPQYCFATHNAKQPMTLLDGTPLSPALGIGAFAEKTLVAAGQCTKVDPAASPAAAGLLGCGVMAGLGAAINTGGVSRGDSVAVIGCGGVGNAAVLGARLAGAARIIAVDLDQRKLERARGLGATDVVDASSGTDVVEAIRALTGGHGADVVIEAVGRPETYKQAFYARDLAGTVVLVGVPTPEMTLELPLLDVFGRGGALKSSWYGDCLPSRDFPMLIDLYLQGRLDLDAFVTETIGLDEVEAAFTKMHGGDVLRSVVVF from the coding sequence ATGTCACAGCAGGTCAGGGGCGTCATCGCCCGGGGCAAGGGCGAACCGGTGCAGGTCGAGACGATCGTGGTGCCCGACCCGGGGCCCGGGGAGGCCGTGGTCCGGGTGCAGGCCTGCGGGGTCTGCCACACCGACCTGCACTACCGCGAGGGCGGGATCAACGACGAGTTCCCGTTCCTGCTCGGCCACGAGGCGGCCGGACTGGTGGAGAGCGTCGGCGAGGGCGTCACCGAGGTCGCGCCAGGCGACTTCGTGATCCTCAACTGGCGTGCGGTCTGCGGACAGTGCCGCTCCTGTCGGCGCGGTCGCCCGCAGTACTGCTTCGCCACCCACAACGCCAAGCAGCCGATGACCCTGCTGGACGGCACGCCGCTGTCGCCCGCGCTCGGCATCGGCGCCTTCGCCGAGAAGACCCTGGTGGCCGCCGGACAGTGCACCAAGGTGGACCCGGCCGCCTCGCCGGCCGCCGCCGGACTGCTCGGCTGCGGGGTGATGGCCGGGCTCGGCGCGGCGATCAACACCGGCGGGGTGTCGCGCGGCGACAGCGTCGCGGTGATCGGCTGCGGTGGGGTCGGCAACGCGGCCGTGCTGGGCGCCCGGCTGGCCGGCGCGGCGCGGATCATCGCGGTGGACCTGGACCAGCGGAAGCTGGAGCGGGCCCGCGGGCTCGGCGCCACCGACGTGGTCGACGCGTCGTCCGGTACGGATGTCGTCGAGGCGATCCGGGCGCTGACGGGTGGTCACGGCGCCGACGTGGTGATCGAGGCGGTCGGCCGCCCCGAGACCTACAAGCAGGCCTTCTACGCCCGCGACCTGGCCGGCACCGTGGTGCTGGTCGGTGTGCCGACCCCCGAGATGACCCTGGAGCTCCCGCTGCTGGACGTCTTCGGCCGCGGCGGTGCGCTCAAGTCCTCCTGGTACGGCGACTGCCTGCCCTCCCGGGACTTCCCGATGCTGATCGACCTCTACCTGCAGGGCCGTCTCGACCTGGACGCCTTCGTCACCGAGACGATCGGCCTGGACGAGGTCGAGGCCGCCTTCACCAAGATGCACGGCGGCGACGTGCTCCGCTCGGTGGTGGTGTTCTGA
- a CDS encoding MBL fold metallo-hydrolase, which produces MRQMPPEPEIELLTTSGVFELDGGSWEVENNVWIIGNEDEAVVIDPAHDAAAIAEALGDRQVLAIICTHAHNDHVNGAPALAALTGASIHLHPDDLPLWKQAHPDDNPDEELRDGQRIVVGGLYLHIRHTPGHSPGSVSVYVPALDAVFTGDTLFQGGPGATGRSFSDFPTIIRSIRERLLDLPPETVVHTGHGPTTTIGDEAPHLEEWIARGH; this is translated from the coding sequence ATGCGACAGATGCCCCCCGAGCCCGAGATCGAGCTCCTCACCACCTCCGGCGTCTTCGAACTGGACGGCGGCAGCTGGGAGGTGGAGAACAACGTCTGGATCATCGGCAACGAGGACGAGGCGGTGGTGATCGACCCGGCGCACGACGCCGCGGCGATCGCCGAGGCGCTGGGCGACCGCCAGGTGCTGGCGATCATCTGCACCCACGCGCACAACGACCACGTCAACGGCGCGCCCGCGCTGGCCGCGCTCACCGGTGCGTCGATCCACCTGCACCCCGACGACCTGCCGCTGTGGAAGCAGGCGCACCCCGACGACAACCCGGACGAGGAACTGCGGGACGGTCAGCGGATCGTCGTCGGCGGCCTCTACCTGCACATCCGGCACACGCCGGGCCACAGCCCCGGCTCGGTCAGCGTGTACGTCCCCGCGCTGGACGCCGTCTTCACCGGGGACACGCTCTTCCAGGGCGGGCCGGGTGCCACCGGGCGGTCCTTCTCGGACTTCCCGACCATCATCCGGTCGATCCGGGAGCGGCTGCTGGACCTGCCCCCGGAGACCGTGGTGCACACCGGGCACGGGCCGACCACCACGATCGGCGATGAGGCGCCGCACCTGGAGGAGTGGATCGCGCGCGGGCACTGA
- a CDS encoding peroxiredoxin — MAKSPEIGAPAPDFTLPGLLLAEEGAERREYRLAEAKGHPLVLVFYPGDNTAVCTKQLCSYTSDLDRFRDLGAAVWAVSPQDLDSHEGFARKYDLRFPLLADPDRTVAKAFGIAVPGLGLRRSVFILDGDGTVRWRHIALAGLTFQQTDTLTEALAAL, encoded by the coding sequence ATGGCCAAGTCCCCCGAGATCGGCGCCCCCGCCCCGGACTTCACCCTCCCCGGCCTGCTGCTCGCCGAGGAGGGCGCCGAGCGCCGCGAGTACCGCCTCGCCGAGGCCAAGGGCCACCCGCTCGTCCTGGTCTTCTACCCGGGCGACAACACCGCCGTCTGCACCAAGCAGCTCTGCTCCTACACCTCGGACCTGGACCGCTTCCGCGACCTCGGCGCCGCGGTCTGGGCGGTCAGCCCGCAGGACCTGGACAGCCACGAGGGCTTCGCCCGCAAGTACGACCTGCGCTTCCCGCTGCTGGCCGACCCGGACCGCACCGTCGCCAAGGCCTTCGGGATCGCCGTCCCGGGGCTGGGGCTGCGCCGTTCGGTCTTCATCCTCGACGGCGACGGTACGGTCCGCTGGCGGCACATCGCGCTGGCCGGTCTGACCTTCCAGCAGACCGACACCCTCACCGAGGCACTCGCAGCGCTCTGA
- a CDS encoding TetR/AcrR family transcriptional regulator, whose translation MSTDSPARARVLEAATRLFYAEGIHAVGVDRIVTEAGVTRATFYRHFPGKEDLVRSYVQHWDAQVRAEVAAAFPTLTPDQALGLFVARLSQEMCGPGFRGCPFINAAAEYPDPNHPVSLAIAEHRRWLHGTFEQVLRGLGLPDPERRADILLLLRDGAMVGAALGDPAAVAEQLAAAVTALVHT comes from the coding sequence GTGAGTACAGATTCCCCCGCCCGCGCCCGCGTCCTGGAGGCCGCCACCAGGCTCTTCTACGCGGAAGGCATCCACGCCGTCGGGGTGGACCGGATCGTGACCGAGGCCGGCGTCACCCGCGCCACCTTCTACCGGCACTTCCCCGGCAAGGAGGACCTGGTCCGGTCCTACGTCCAGCACTGGGACGCGCAGGTCCGCGCCGAGGTGGCCGCCGCCTTCCCCACGCTGACACCCGATCAGGCGCTCGGACTGTTCGTCGCGCGACTCAGCCAGGAGATGTGCGGCCCCGGCTTCCGCGGCTGCCCCTTCATCAACGCCGCCGCCGAATACCCGGACCCGAACCACCCGGTCTCGCTCGCCATCGCCGAGCACCGGCGCTGGCTGCACGGCACGTTCGAACAGGTGCTCCGGGGCCTCGGCCTGCCCGACCCCGAGCGCCGCGCCGACATCCTGCTGCTGCTCCGCGACGGCGCCATGGTCGGCGCGGCGCTGGGCGACCCGGCGGCAGTCGCCGAACAGTTGGCCGCCGCCGTTACCGCCTTGGTCCATACATGA
- a CDS encoding YnfA family protein: MTVARSALLFLLAAVLEIGGAWLVWQGAREHRGWAWIGAGVVALGAYGFVATLQPDSHFGRVLAAYGGVFIAGSLLWGVLADGFRPSRYDLIGAAICLVGVGVIMYGPRR, from the coding sequence ATGACCGTCGCCCGATCCGCCCTGCTGTTCCTGCTCGCCGCCGTGCTCGAGATCGGCGGCGCCTGGCTGGTCTGGCAGGGGGCGCGCGAGCACCGGGGCTGGGCGTGGATCGGGGCCGGCGTGGTGGCGCTGGGGGCCTACGGGTTCGTGGCGACGCTGCAGCCGGACAGCCACTTCGGGCGGGTGCTCGCGGCCTACGGCGGGGTGTTCATCGCCGGCTCGCTGCTCTGGGGCGTGCTGGCGGACGGGTTCCGGCCGAGCCGCTACGACCTGATCGGCGCGGCGATCTGCCTGGTCGGGGTGGGCGTGATCATGTATGGACCAAGGCGGTAA
- a CDS encoding suppressor of fused domain protein, protein MASEPRELMLEPRELMLERLQMNERDTPGRLARYLARLTELTGGEPTVQEVAAPGAEQGRVLAVSFADTPEPGCLTAFSYGLSLADRSDPDSAGRELVLTGRTDDPGWATVPATVVAALRGRCPFDHGQAIGSARRLVPSTDLNSLVVAEPVIGGGSESIRLDLSDPDTAQADPVEILGVYPVFDYEREYVTEHGFEALWSFDWDRLDLRRARA, encoded by the coding sequence ATGGCCTCCGAACCTCGCGAGCTGATGCTCGAACCTCGCGAGCTGATGCTGGAAAGGCTGCAGATGAACGAACGAGACACCCCGGGCCGACTGGCCCGCTATCTGGCGCGGTTGACCGAGCTGACCGGCGGTGAGCCGACCGTCCAGGAGGTCGCGGCGCCCGGAGCGGAGCAGGGCCGGGTGCTCGCGGTCTCCTTCGCGGACACCCCGGAGCCGGGCTGTCTGACGGCGTTCAGCTACGGGCTCTCGCTGGCGGACCGGTCGGATCCGGACTCCGCCGGGCGCGAGCTGGTGCTGACCGGGCGGACGGACGATCCCGGCTGGGCGACGGTTCCGGCCACGGTGGTCGCCGCGTTGCGCGGGCGCTGCCCGTTCGACCACGGCCAGGCGATCGGTTCCGCCAGGCGGCTCGTGCCGAGTACCGACCTGAACAGCCTGGTGGTCGCGGAGCCGGTGATCGGCGGCGGCTCGGAGTCGATCCGGTTGGACCTGAGCGATCCGGACACGGCGCAGGCCGATCCGGTCGAGATCCTCGGCGTCTACCCGGTGTTCGACTACGAGCGGGAGTACGTCACGGAGCACGGCTTCGAGGCGCTCTGGAGCTTCGACTGGGACCGGCTCGACCTGCGGCGGGCCAGAGCCTGA
- a CDS encoding terpene synthase family protein yields MAQQPFQLPDFYLPHPAGLNPQVEGAREHTRQWARGMGMLEGSGIWDLQDLEDHDYALLCAYTHPDCDSTALDLVTDWYVWVFFFDDHFLETFKRTLDRAGGKAYLDRLPLFMPMDLADGFPEPTNPVEAGLADLWARTVPHMSLDWRARFRESTEHLLNESLWELSNINEGRVANPVEYIEMRRKVGGAPWSAGLVEYAAGAEVPAAVAHSRPLRVLRDTFADGVHLRNDLFSYEREVTNEGELSNGVLVLETFLDYTTQQAADAVNELLTSRLHQFENTFFTELPLLFAEHGLSPEEVRRVLAYAKGLQDWQSGGHEWHMRSSRYMNDRANLGTSTFSATPVGLGTSAADLRRLFDPPALRSFSHVPYQTVPPFQLPEIYLPFTPALSPHLDSARRTSTAWAREMGYLDVIPGVVDSGVWDDRRIAAADLALCSAGLDPDASPAELDLSAKWLVWGTYGDDWFPLAFNHSGDVPGARACIERLARFMPLENPSASPVPTTALERGLADLWAQTAGPMPPRARAAFRATVDDMLESWVWEVANVAEHRIPDPVDYIEMRRKTFGSDLTMNLARFAHQRTVPDEVWASGSLQALEHAAADYAWLINDLYSYRKEIQYEGEIHNLVLVVQNFLNCDLEHALRVVSDLQTSRMHQFEHLSALELPQLYEDFALSTAQRAELEAYVDDLRHWMSGIYVWHRDVSRYRESELEYQPTMYHARPATTLATTPARIPARIPALRGLGTSAARIATILTPVRD; encoded by the coding sequence ATGGCGCAACAACCGTTCCAGCTACCCGACTTCTACCTGCCACACCCGGCCGGCCTCAACCCCCAGGTGGAGGGCGCGCGGGAGCACACCCGGCAGTGGGCCCGCGGCATGGGGATGCTGGAGGGCAGCGGCATCTGGGACCTCCAGGACCTCGAAGACCACGACTACGCCCTGCTCTGCGCCTACACCCACCCCGACTGCGACAGCACCGCGCTGGACCTGGTCACCGACTGGTACGTCTGGGTCTTCTTCTTCGACGACCACTTCCTGGAGACCTTCAAGCGCACCCTGGACCGGGCCGGCGGCAAGGCCTACCTGGACCGGCTGCCGCTCTTCATGCCGATGGACCTCGCCGACGGCTTCCCCGAGCCCACCAACCCGGTCGAGGCCGGCCTGGCCGACCTGTGGGCCCGCACCGTGCCGCACATGTCGCTGGACTGGCGGGCCCGCTTCCGCGAATCCACCGAGCACCTGCTGAACGAGTCGCTCTGGGAGCTGTCCAACATCAACGAGGGCCGGGTCGCCAACCCGGTCGAGTACATCGAGATGCGCCGCAAGGTCGGCGGCGCCCCCTGGTCCGCCGGGCTGGTCGAGTACGCGGCCGGCGCCGAGGTCCCCGCCGCGGTGGCCCACAGCCGACCGCTGCGGGTACTGCGGGACACCTTCGCGGACGGCGTCCACCTGCGCAACGACCTCTTCTCCTACGAGCGCGAGGTCACCAACGAGGGCGAGCTCAGCAACGGCGTCCTGGTGCTGGAGACCTTCCTCGACTACACCACCCAGCAGGCCGCCGACGCCGTCAACGAGCTGCTGACCAGCCGGCTGCACCAGTTCGAGAACACCTTCTTCACCGAACTGCCGCTGCTCTTCGCCGAACACGGCCTGTCGCCGGAGGAGGTCCGGCGGGTGCTGGCCTACGCCAAGGGCCTGCAGGACTGGCAGTCCGGCGGCCACGAGTGGCACATGCGGTCCAGCCGGTACATGAACGACCGGGCCAACCTGGGCACATCGACCTTCTCCGCGACCCCCGTCGGCCTCGGCACCTCGGCCGCCGACCTGCGCCGGCTCTTCGACCCGCCCGCCCTGCGCAGCTTCAGCCACGTCCCCTACCAGACCGTGCCGCCGTTCCAACTCCCGGAGATCTACCTCCCCTTCACCCCGGCCCTCAGCCCGCACCTGGACTCGGCCCGGCGCACCTCCACCGCCTGGGCCCGCGAGATGGGCTACCTCGACGTCATCCCGGGCGTGGTCGACTCCGGTGTCTGGGACGACCGTAGGATCGCCGCCGCCGACCTAGCGCTCTGCTCGGCCGGCCTGGACCCGGACGCGTCCCCGGCCGAACTCGACCTCTCCGCCAAGTGGCTGGTCTGGGGCACGTACGGGGACGACTGGTTCCCGCTCGCCTTCAACCACTCGGGCGACGTCCCCGGCGCCCGGGCCTGCATCGAACGCCTGGCCCGGTTCATGCCGTTGGAGAATCCTTCCGCCTCGCCGGTCCCCACCACCGCCCTCGAACGCGGCCTCGCCGACCTCTGGGCCCAGACCGCCGGCCCGATGCCGCCCCGCGCCCGCGCGGCCTTCCGCGCCACCGTCGACGACATGCTGGAGAGCTGGGTCTGGGAGGTCGCCAACGTCGCGGAGCACCGCATCCCCGATCCGGTCGACTACATCGAGATGCGCCGCAAGACCTTCGGCTCCGACCTGACCATGAACCTGGCCCGCTTCGCCCACCAGCGCACGGTCCCCGACGAGGTGTGGGCCTCCGGCTCCCTCCAGGCCCTGGAGCACGCGGCCGCCGACTACGCCTGGCTGATCAACGACCTCTACTCCTACCGCAAGGAGATCCAGTACGAGGGCGAGATCCACAACCTCGTCCTGGTGGTGCAGAACTTCCTCAACTGCGACCTGGAACACGCCCTGCGCGTCGTCTCCGACCTGCAGACCTCCCGGATGCACCAGTTCGAGCACCTGAGCGCACTCGAACTCCCCCAGCTCTACGAGGACTTCGCCCTCTCCACCGCCCAGCGCGCCGAACTCGAGGCCTACGTCGACGACCTGCGCCACTGGATGAGCGGCATCTACGTCTGGCACCGCGACGTCAGCCGCTACCGCGAGTCCGAACTCGAGTACCAGCCCACCATGTACCACGCCCGCCCGGCGACCACGCTCGCCACCACCCCCGCCCGCATCCCCGCCCGCATCCCCGCCCTCAGGGGCCTGGGCACCTCCGCCGCCCGGATCGCCACGATCCTCACTCCCGTGCGTGATTGA